The following DNA comes from Haloarcula rubripromontorii.
GCGAGCCCGTTTCAGGGCCGCCACGTTCTGTGTGTTCTGCGTATACCCCTCCAGCGGTTTGGAGACGCGATTCCGTTCGACGAGGTCCTCGATTGGGACCGTTCCAGCATGGAGGCGCGTGACGGCGTCCTGAAGACTATCGATGACCGTGTCAGGCGACCGAGTCGCATCAAACTGTTCGAGACAGTCCCGCTGGACCTTCTCGATAAACGGTGGTGTCGACCGTTGCCGCACTTCAATACCTCTCACTTTGAAATCGTCGGCGCCGGCGACTTTGCCGAAGTACTTCGTCAACGCGCCGGCGTCGCTCTCGCGCTGCGGGACAAACGCGACCCAGTCGTAGTGGGCTTCGTGTTCGAGTCGGATCTCGACGGTCTCCGTAATTTCCGTCGCGAGCGCCTCGAGGTCCTCGCGGTCATCGTCGTCGATGTCGGGATCGGGAGTCACCCAAATTGAGTCAACGATGCCGTGGACGACGCGCCAGCCCCCTGACTCCAAGCGTTGCTTCGCCGCTAACAGAATCTCGCGAGCGTACGCGTTGATCGCTTCGTGACACTCGATCCGCCCGAACTTCGCATTACTGAACCCTTGATACCCGAAGCAGGCGACGAGAATCCACTTCAGCGCACCCGATCGCCCCTCAAGCTCTTCGAGTCGGTCCTCGTCGGGATCGTCTCGCTGCTGTTCGCGACGGATGGCCGCCTTGATTTCGTCGCGAGCGTCGATGATGGGTTGGAGGACATCAACGAGGTAGCCGCGTTCGTCACAAACCGAGTACCCGAGTACGGGCACGTCGTCGCGATCGCGATGACACTCACACCGGATGACGTCGGGCGAGACGTTCCTGGTACAGATGATGTTTGGGTAGAGACTCGAGAAGTCGAGTTCGTGGACGTCCTCGTGGACACCAACCTCGGGTGCGAAAATGAAACCGCCCCGGTCGGCGTCGTGGAACGTTCCCATCGGCTTGAAGAACTCGTGGCGCCAGGAGTTCCACGGAACAAGGACGCCACGGTCGTGAGCTTCGCCGATTTGGATAGTTGTGAGAACGTTGCCGATGGATGCCCACGCGAGTTCTTGGACCGGCTTCTTCGAGCGTGAGACGAGGTCAAGGACGCCGTCAAGATTCGTCTCCCCGTAGAAGAATGTGTTGGACTTGTCGATGATCGCGCGACCGGGCATGTTGTATCGCGCTGGCGAATGCCCGACCTGCCCGTAGCTCGCGTACGTCGATTCGCTGGCGAGTTGCTGGTAGTCGACCTCGGGCCACCGACTGAGCGTAAACCCATCGACGCCGGTGGTTGTGGCCATCTTGTACAGTGTTGGGATAATCTCGCTCGTCGAGCGGACCAGGATATCTGGATCCTGGGTCTCAATCGCGGTTTGGACAGCTGTCAGGATATCTTCGGGCGGTCCCGTCCAGGTTTCGCCGGCCACAGTCAACTCTCCGTACGTGTCCCCGCTCGTTTCGGTCACTGGCACACTGAGCTGTAGTGTCGAGAGCTCATTCGCCGGCGTTGGATCGATATCGTTCTCCAGACAGTAACGGAACTCCCGTGAGAAGTCAACGTTGAAGCAGGCGAGATCGCCGACCGGATACTCGCGCAGCTGGTATGCTTGGCGTGCAAGCGTTGTGACGCGATCGATGTGGTTAACGTCGACGGCGAGAACACGCTCGTCATCACGACGGAAGCCGAGCCGACGGGTGACGACTTCCGTGGTGACGACATCCGGGTGACGCTCGTACTGTGTCTGAAGTGCTGTCAAGTCGATATCGTCCTCAGGCGAGCGTGCAGCGACGTAGAATCGTGGCGTGTACTCTTCGCGTTCGGTCGGGACGGCACCGTCGGGCGTGGCCTCCCACTCGAGCACGCGGCCATTGTCGAGGAAATCGATTGCAAACGGCATTGCTATATTGGGTTGGATACCGGGTCCAGTGATTTCATCGGGAAGTCTGACTTCGAACAGTACCGTTCTGCCAGTTCCATCAGTGCTCGAGTCCGGCGAATATCCGCGACGTTGTGCAAAACCAGTTGTTCGAAGGCCCCGTTCTCCCAGGCGGTGACTGCTTCTGCACTGTCTGCGAACGGATCCACGTCGCCAAGACCGGCCCCGATAAGTTCCTCGTAGACCCCGTCCAGCGTATCCTCTGTTGTGTTGAACCGTGATTCGAAGACATCCAGCACTTCGACGTACGGAAGCTCAGCGAATGGCCATCCGAGATTGTGGGTGGTGAGCCGCGTTCGGAGGAATGGCAGGTCGAAGCCACCGTTCCAGGTGTCGCCGTTGTACGCAATCAGTTTATACTCCTGATCGGCGAGCGTTGCGTCGACAAATGCCGTCATCGCTTTGAGGAGCGCTGCCTCGCTGTCGTGGACTGAGAGTGTTATCGGCGTCTCCAGTTCCTCATTGAGGCGCTGTTCGAGCTCGGGCGGTGACGTACAACCACCCAAATTGAGAAATACGCGGGAACTAATTGCTGCGTCGAACCCGACGACAGTCAGCCGGTCTGTCGTTGCGAACCCCGTCGTCTCGATATCGAACGCGACAGTCTTGAGGTCCGTCATGGGTCGTTCTCCTGGCGTCGCTGTCGGTCTCGGCGCGTTTCCAGAGTACCTTCCAGCTTTTCGATTCGCTCCTCGTGGTCATCGAGTCTGGCTTCCTGTTCGAGATCGATGCTGAACAGTGCTGGTACGATCGGATTCTGGTGGTTCAACAGGCCACTCGCGTCAGCATGCTCCCGTGCGTACTCGAACAGCTGTTCGAAGTGTGGTTGGTCGCGACGGCGGAGTGCTCGCCTGAAATCTCCCCAGCGGTCTTCAATGGCCTGCAGGGCATCACGATACGTTGGGTTCGTGCGCCCCATCGCTATCGCCCTCCAGCGCCGGCAGCGGTCCACGCGTCAAGCAGCGGACTCCCTGCGACTGAGACAGGTTTCCCGTTCGTTGTGACGCCCGTACCGACGCCATTGGGGGTTGTTGCAGGTGGGGCAGTTGTCAGTTCCACCCCAACATGCGTTGCGCGAGCATCCAGCAGCTGCCGCCAATACGCAAACGTTGTCTGATAGTACGCGCCGTCGTCGACGGGATAGACGAGTGTCTCGAAGTCCTCGCCGACGAATCGTGGCCCCATCCGAGTTTGCTTGCACTCCAGATGATGGTCGGCGGCCGTCGCGACTGGTGCCGAAAATTCATCGTGCTCGCTGCGAGTGACCAGGACGGGAATATCGTAGCCATCAGCGTAGGTCGCTAGCCGCGCGAGTGTCCGGGCCTGGAGAATCTCCGCGTGCTCGTCGCTGAGGGTGTTGTCCGTGCGATACTGGGCGTCGACCGCTGGTGCAACGATGAGCGACGGAGTATGTGGCGACGAGTCGTCGTCCCGCTCAGGTGGCCGCTGATTACCTAACTGGGATGTGCCGGTCGATTGCTGGATGAACTGGTTCACTGCTGCCGAGAGTTCGTCGACGGCACTGTAGTGCTGATAGGCAGTGAAGCCTCGAGCGACGTCGATGCGGTCTAACAGTCGCTGGCTTGGGGCCATCTGTGCCAG
Coding sequences within:
- a CDS encoding type B DNA-directed DNA polymerase, with the protein product MPFAIDFLDNGRVLEWEATPDGAVPTEREEYTPRFYVAARSPEDDIDLTALQTQYERHPDVVTTEVVTRRLGFRRDDERVLAVDVNHIDRVTTLARQAYQLREYPVGDLACFNVDFSREFRYCLENDIDPTPANELSTLQLSVPVTETSGDTYGELTVAGETWTGPPEDILTAVQTAIETQDPDILVRSTSEIIPTLYKMATTTGVDGFTLSRWPEVDYQQLASESTYASYGQVGHSPARYNMPGRAIIDKSNTFFYGETNLDGVLDLVSRSKKPVQELAWASIGNVLTTIQIGEAHDRGVLVPWNSWRHEFFKPMGTFHDADRGGFIFAPEVGVHEDVHELDFSSLYPNIICTRNVSPDVIRCECHRDRDDVPVLGYSVCDERGYLVDVLQPIIDARDEIKAAIRREQQRDDPDEDRLEELEGRSGALKWILVACFGYQGFSNAKFGRIECHEAINAYAREILLAAKQRLESGGWRVVHGIVDSIWVTPDPDIDDDDREDLEALATEITETVEIRLEHEAHYDWVAFVPQRESDAGALTKYFGKVAGADDFKVRGIEVRQRSTPPFIEKVQRDCLEQFDATRSPDTVIDSLQDAVTRLHAGTVPIEDLVERNRVSKPLEGYTQNTQNVAALKRARNQDLAVHPGQDIEYVVVDDKKTSRERVALTHEEIETYDASYYETQLIRAVESVLSPLGWDRTEIRRELAEVRMTELTAFADRE